A stretch of the Streptomyces sp. WMMB303 genome encodes the following:
- a CDS encoding glycosyltransferase, with protein MRHTHRSIRRRTARGSNAPEAPGAAAGRMAGSAARQGEERPRGRPRLAVVVGNTIAGDSRVQKTAIAAARAGWDVTLVGRSPSRRREESVLGPVRVIKVPVSAHLRAVVAAERRRPGVRSRLTQFGLPDDAAWVRARAAHAAWVREQTARVGWLGGPARERPVPREPRAAALARQLAREALRGWVRARRYAHRGRGRAYRWERRQVAGATRPTGDWRIDWPELLDIDLAFGPVVEELEPDVIHANDHLMIAVGARSAARLRARGVPTRWLYDAHEYVRGVEWPDAVRASAFPGVEEEFIGRADAVVTVSEELAGILREAYTLPAEPLVVANAPVRETVSATAGECVRVRDVCGLSPDVPLLVYAGWIGPERGLDTAVEGLAELPHAHLALVAGKENATLQGLLARAEELGVRQRVHVVPYVPQEQVPDYLSSADLGLVCFRHVPNCEISLPTKAAEYLHAGLPMVTSGVRTLRNFVERTGVGEVFVTEDVRSFVAAVQRGLAKRSTLAARITEPLLRELSWEQQSAGLLDLYEQLAGPAAAARLAPRGVPWSAAEQPGLGHPARAAAPEQAESGAAPSAWRSLGGTPVRLGLGCANSAGQLAGFARALCERRQDLSAEVVMHTHDESVIYPADIYAIGERTGDLGFQLERARRVLGSYTHYLADSFTPALGRLNGGHIQDDLPSLSAAGIKVALLAHGSDVRDPQRHMSRYEHSLFHAADEAVLKALTRKSARNRRAAAQSGLPQFVTTPDLLEELPGARWAPLVVDTGSWASERPAMERSRPVVVHAPSKRWTKGTEKVVPVLEEMDRRGLIEFRMLTGAPWSEVRELVKGADVVVDQFAVGTYGTFACEGMAAGRPVIAFLDERLHRSVGIRPPIVNATPATLRGALESLLEDRDFARRTARESAEYVRTYHDGSYTADVLDGFLR; from the coding sequence ATGAGGCACACGCACCGCAGCATCCGGCGCCGGACGGCGCGCGGCAGCAACGCCCCCGAGGCGCCCGGCGCGGCCGCCGGGCGGATGGCCGGGAGCGCGGCGCGGCAGGGCGAGGAGCGTCCCCGGGGGCGTCCGCGGCTGGCCGTCGTCGTCGGCAACACCATCGCCGGGGACTCGCGGGTGCAGAAGACCGCCATCGCCGCGGCCCGGGCGGGCTGGGACGTGACGCTGGTCGGACGCAGCCCCTCCCGGCGGCGCGAGGAGTCGGTACTCGGCCCGGTCCGCGTCATCAAGGTGCCGGTCTCGGCGCATCTGCGGGCCGTGGTCGCCGCCGAGCGCCGCCGCCCCGGAGTGCGCAGCCGGCTCACCCAGTTCGGGCTGCCCGACGACGCCGCCTGGGTGCGGGCCCGGGCCGCGCACGCGGCCTGGGTGCGCGAGCAGACGGCACGTGTCGGCTGGCTCGGCGGCCCCGCACGCGAGCGGCCGGTACCCCGGGAGCCGCGGGCCGCCGCACTGGCCCGGCAGCTCGCCCGGGAGGCGCTCCGCGGCTGGGTGCGGGCCCGCCGGTACGCGCACCGGGGCCGGGGCCGCGCCTACCGGTGGGAGCGCCGGCAGGTCGCGGGGGCGACGCGGCCCACCGGTGACTGGCGCATCGACTGGCCCGAACTGCTCGACATCGACCTGGCGTTCGGCCCGGTCGTCGAGGAGCTGGAACCGGATGTCATCCACGCCAACGACCATTTGATGATCGCCGTGGGCGCGCGCAGCGCCGCCCGGCTGCGGGCCCGCGGTGTGCCCACCCGCTGGCTGTACGACGCGCACGAGTACGTCCGCGGCGTCGAGTGGCCCGACGCGGTGCGCGCGAGCGCCTTCCCGGGGGTGGAGGAGGAGTTCATCGGCCGGGCCGACGCGGTGGTCACCGTCTCCGAGGAGCTGGCCGGCATCCTGCGCGAGGCGTACACGCTGCCCGCCGAGCCGCTGGTCGTCGCCAACGCGCCGGTCCGCGAGACCGTCAGCGCCACGGCGGGCGAGTGCGTCCGCGTCCGGGACGTGTGCGGGCTGAGCCCCGACGTGCCGCTGCTCGTCTACGCCGGGTGGATCGGCCCCGAGCGCGGTCTGGACACCGCCGTCGAGGGCCTGGCGGAGCTGCCGCACGCCCATCTGGCGCTGGTTGCCGGCAAGGAGAACGCCACGCTCCAGGGGCTGCTGGCCCGCGCCGAGGAGCTGGGCGTCCGGCAGCGGGTGCACGTGGTGCCCTACGTGCCGCAGGAGCAGGTGCCCGACTACCTCTCCTCCGCCGACCTCGGACTGGTCTGCTTCCGGCACGTGCCCAACTGCGAGATCTCGCTGCCGACCAAGGCGGCCGAGTATCTGCACGCCGGACTGCCGATGGTCACCAGCGGGGTGCGCACGCTGCGCAACTTCGTCGAACGCACCGGTGTCGGCGAGGTGTTCGTGACCGAGGATGTCCGTTCCTTCGTGGCGGCCGTGCAGCGCGGCCTCGCCAAGCGGAGCACGCTGGCCGCGCGGATCACCGAACCGCTGCTGCGGGAGCTGTCCTGGGAACAGCAGTCGGCGGGACTGCTGGACCTCTACGAACAGCTCGCGGGACCGGCCGCCGCGGCCCGCCTGGCGCCCCGCGGCGTGCCGTGGTCCGCAGCCGAGCAGCCCGGACTGGGCCACCCGGCCCGTGCCGCCGCCCCGGAGCAGGCGGAGTCCGGGGCTGCGCCGTCCGCGTGGCGGTCGCTGGGCGGCACCCCGGTGCGGCTCGGTCTGGGCTGCGCCAACTCGGCCGGTCAGCTCGCCGGATTCGCGCGGGCGCTGTGCGAGCGCCGCCAGGACCTGTCGGCCGAGGTCGTGATGCACACCCACGACGAGAGCGTCATCTACCCGGCCGACATCTACGCGATCGGCGAGCGCACCGGCGATCTGGGCTTCCAACTGGAGCGGGCGCGCCGGGTGCTGGGCTCCTACACGCACTACCTGGCCGACTCCTTCACCCCGGCGCTGGGCCGGCTCAACGGCGGCCACATCCAGGACGACCTGCCCTCGCTGTCCGCCGCCGGGATCAAGGTGGCGCTGCTGGCGCACGGCAGCGACGTGCGCGACCCCCAGCGGCACATGAGCCGCTACGAGCACTCCCTCTTCCACGCCGCCGACGAGGCCGTCCTCAAGGCTCTGACGAGGAAGAGCGCCCGCAACCGGCGGGCGGCGGCGCAGAGCGGACTGCCCCAGTTCGTGACCACCCCCGACCTGCTGGAGGAGCTGCCCGGGGCCCGCTGGGCGCCGCTGGTGGTCGACACCGGGAGCTGGGCGAGCGAGCGGCCCGCCATGGAGCGCTCCCGGCCCGTGGTGGTGCACGCGCCCTCCAAGCGGTGGACGAAGGGCACCGAGAAGGTGGTGCCGGTGCTGGAGGAGATGGACCGGCGCGGCCTGATCGAGTTCCGGATGCTGACCGGGGCGCCCTGGAGCGAGGTGCGGGAGCTGGTCAAGGGCGCGGACGTGGTCGTCGACCAGTTCGCCGTCGGCACCTACGGCACCTTCGCCTGCGAGGGGATGGCCGCCGGCCGGCCCGTCATCGCCTTCCTGGACGAGCGGCTGCACCGGTCGGTCGGCATCCGTCCCCCGATCGTCAACGCCACCCCCGCCACCCTGCGCGGCGCCCTCGAGTCGCTGCTGGAGGACCGCGACTTCGCCCGGCGCACCGCGCGGGAGTCCGCGGAGTACGTCCGCACCTACCACGACGGCAGCTACACGGCTGACGTACTGGACGGCTTCCTGCGCTGA
- a CDS encoding Gfo/Idh/MocA family oxidoreductase, whose translation MRAGLVGLGVMGRNHARILSSLDGVEFVGVVDPAGAPHAGPLPPGVPVLHEVADLLALGVDYAVVACPTALHEEVGLQLAAHDVCALLEKPLAHTPQAARRLVHAFEERGLVAGVGHVERFNPALQQLRTRLEAGELGDLFQVVTRRQGPFPHRIADVGVVKDLATHDIDLTSWITGQGYASLSARTVSKSGREHEDMVAVVGSLTGGTMVSHLVNWLSPLKERFTAVTGERGCFVADTLTADLTFHANGAVATEWEALRAFRGVAEGDAVRYAFPKREPLLVEHERFRDAVREGTGAGSGIVTAREGLRTVEVSAAVLESAREAGRVRGAAPPAAGDAAEPLEPLVVASPVGTSAAAPGPGGPAPHEAVASHEAVASHDPTAPTIAEHTA comes from the coding sequence CTGCGCGCCGGACTCGTCGGACTGGGGGTGATGGGCCGCAACCACGCGCGGATCCTCTCCTCGCTGGACGGCGTGGAGTTCGTCGGCGTCGTCGACCCGGCCGGAGCCCCGCACGCCGGACCCCTGCCGCCCGGCGTGCCGGTGCTGCACGAGGTGGCCGACCTGCTGGCGCTCGGCGTCGACTACGCGGTCGTCGCCTGTCCGACCGCGCTGCACGAGGAAGTCGGCCTGCAACTCGCCGCGCACGACGTGTGCGCACTGCTGGAGAAGCCGCTGGCGCACACGCCACAGGCCGCGCGGCGGCTGGTGCACGCCTTCGAGGAGCGTGGTCTGGTCGCCGGGGTGGGCCACGTGGAGCGGTTCAACCCCGCGCTCCAGCAACTGCGCACCCGGCTGGAGGCGGGAGAGCTGGGGGACCTCTTCCAGGTCGTCACCCGGCGGCAGGGGCCCTTCCCGCACCGCATCGCCGACGTGGGCGTGGTCAAGGACCTGGCCACCCACGACATCGACCTGACGAGCTGGATCACCGGGCAGGGCTACGCCTCGCTCTCGGCCCGCACCGTCTCCAAGAGCGGCCGCGAGCACGAGGACATGGTCGCCGTCGTCGGCTCGCTGACCGGCGGCACCATGGTCAGCCACCTGGTGAACTGGCTCAGCCCGCTCAAGGAGCGCTTCACCGCCGTCACGGGCGAGCGGGGCTGCTTCGTCGCGGACACCCTCACCGCCGACCTGACCTTCCACGCCAACGGCGCGGTGGCCACCGAGTGGGAGGCCCTGCGCGCCTTCCGCGGGGTCGCCGAGGGCGACGCGGTGCGGTACGCGTTCCCCAAGCGCGAACCGCTGCTCGTCGAGCACGAGCGGTTCCGCGACGCGGTGCGCGAGGGCACCGGTGCGGGCAGCGGCATCGTCACGGCCCGCGAGGGGCTGCGGACGGTGGAGGTGTCGGCAGCCGTGCTGGAGTCGGCACGCGAAGCGGGCCGGGTACGCGGCGCGGCGCCTCCGGCTGCGGGAGACGCGGCCGAGCCGCTCGAGCCTCTCGTGGTGGCCTCTCCCGTCGGCACGTCCGCCGCGGCGCCGGGCCCCGGCGGACCGGCGCCCCACGAAGCGGTCGCCTCCCACGAAGCGGTCGCCTCCCACGATCCGACGGCCCCCACCATCGCGGAGCACACGGCATGA
- a CDS encoding DegT/DnrJ/EryC1/StrS family aminotransferase encodes MIPAAKPTIPAAKPVLGDDEVAAAVRVLRDGRVVQGPEVAAFEEEFGALVEGRPCVAVNSGTSALHLALLALGIGQGDEVVVPSFSFAATANAVRLAGAEPVFAEIDPETFCLDPDAAADAVGPRTAALLPVHLYGHPAPMGRLTQLAQRHGLAVVEDACQAHAAALHGRPVGAFGDAACFSFYPTKNMHALEGGMVVVPDAERARTLRLLRNQGMEQRYENEIVGANMRMTDVAAAIGRVQLERLPEWTEQRRTNAKALDAGLTGGLVTPQVADGARHVFHQYTVRVPGGSSVRDAVQRELQAAGVGCAVYYPTPIHRLKPYAHLGADLPVTDQAAAEVLSLPVHPALTPEDLDRIVAAANSAASRAGVTK; translated from the coding sequence ATGATTCCGGCTGCCAAGCCCACGATTCCGGCCGCCAAACCCGTGCTCGGGGACGACGAGGTCGCCGCCGCCGTACGGGTCCTGCGCGACGGCCGCGTGGTCCAGGGCCCCGAAGTGGCGGCCTTCGAAGAAGAGTTCGGCGCACTGGTCGAGGGCCGCCCGTGCGTCGCCGTGAACTCGGGCACCTCCGCGCTGCACCTGGCGCTGCTCGCGCTCGGCATCGGGCAGGGCGACGAGGTCGTCGTCCCCTCGTTCTCGTTCGCCGCCACGGCGAACGCGGTGCGGCTCGCCGGTGCCGAACCCGTCTTCGCGGAGATCGACCCGGAGACCTTCTGCCTGGACCCGGACGCCGCCGCCGACGCCGTCGGTCCGCGTACCGCCGCACTGCTGCCGGTGCATCTGTACGGCCACCCGGCGCCCATGGGCCGCCTCACCCAGCTCGCGCAGCGGCACGGCCTGGCCGTCGTCGAGGACGCCTGCCAGGCGCACGCGGCGGCACTGCACGGGCGGCCGGTGGGCGCCTTCGGGGACGCGGCCTGCTTCAGCTTCTATCCGACGAAGAACATGCACGCCCTGGAGGGCGGCATGGTCGTCGTCCCGGACGCGGAGCGGGCCCGCACCCTGCGGCTGCTGCGCAACCAGGGCATGGAGCAGCGGTACGAGAACGAGATCGTCGGCGCCAACATGCGGATGACCGACGTGGCCGCGGCCATCGGCCGGGTGCAGCTCGAACGGCTGCCGGAGTGGACGGAGCAGCGCCGCACCAACGCCAAGGCGCTCGACGCGGGCCTGACCGGCGGGCTGGTCACCCCGCAGGTCGCCGACGGCGCCCGGCACGTCTTCCACCAGTACACGGTCCGGGTACCGGGCGGCTCCTCCGTGCGGGACGCGGTCCAGCGCGAGTTGCAGGCCGCCGGCGTGGGGTGCGCCGTCTACTATCCGACCCCCATCCACCGGCTGAAGCCCTACGCACACCTGGGCGCCGACCTCCCGGTCACCGACCAGGCCGCGGCGGAGGTGCTCTCCTTGCCCGTGCACCCCGCACTCACACCCGAGGACCTGGACCGGATCGTGGCCGCGGCGAACAGCGCGGCGAGCCGGGCCGGGGTGACGAAGTGA
- a CDS encoding acyltransferase produces the protein MPGAQVSERAAVGDGSTVWELAQVREDAEVGAECVVGRGAYVGAGVRIGDRCKLQNHALVYEPAVLGDGVFVGPAVVLTNDRAPRAVEPDGTLKRAGDWEAVGVTVEDGASLGARAVCVAPVRIGRWAMVAAGAVVTADVPDFGLVAGVPARRVGWVGRSGVRLRPVPERPGEWECPRTGERYREQPEEGAAGAAGGGPGLREVRPVEHGAGARGRS, from the coding sequence ATGCCGGGCGCGCAGGTCTCCGAGCGGGCCGCCGTCGGGGACGGCAGCACCGTGTGGGAGCTCGCGCAGGTGCGCGAGGACGCGGAGGTCGGCGCGGAGTGCGTGGTCGGGCGGGGCGCCTACGTCGGTGCCGGGGTCCGGATCGGCGACCGCTGCAAGCTGCAGAACCACGCCCTGGTGTACGAGCCGGCCGTGCTGGGCGACGGTGTCTTCGTCGGACCGGCCGTGGTCCTCACCAACGACCGCGCCCCGCGTGCGGTGGAGCCGGACGGCACGCTCAAGCGGGCGGGGGACTGGGAGGCGGTGGGGGTGACGGTCGAGGACGGCGCCTCGCTCGGTGCGCGCGCCGTGTGTGTGGCGCCGGTACGGATCGGCCGCTGGGCCATGGTGGCGGCGGGGGCCGTGGTGACGGCCGACGTTCCCGATTTCGGCCTCGTCGCGGGGGTTCCGGCGCGCCGCGTCGGCTGGGTGGGCCGCTCCGGGGTGCGGCTGCGTCCGGTGCCGGAGCGGCCGGGTGAGTGGGAGTGCCCCAGGACGGGTGAGCGGTACCGGGAGCAGCCCGAGGAGGGTGCCGCCGGCGCGGCCGGGGGCGGCCCCGGGCTCCGCGAGGTGCGGCCCGTGGAGCACGGGGCCGGGGCGCGGGGCCGCTCGTGA
- a CDS encoding class I SAM-dependent methyltransferase — protein MTTTASSGRALPDAAEAPDADAADGREPPRPRTFEEVPGWFYRTDLILFDWFLTRQRELRHRGDLLEMGAYLGKSAVLTGGYLNGPDERFTVCDLFDSEAAPDDANGRELRRSYPTLTRRAFEANYLSFHDELPRILQAPTTAVPDEVTDGSCRFVHVDASHLYPHVRGDIAAARDALGPAGLVVLDDYRSDHTPGVACATWQAVLEDGLRPVCVSGHKFYGTWGDPEPWQDALHTELRARGKCRLQWQEVAGRRLLLVGARKADPPVLPVSRHADSGTSRGAALRAAAVRRLAVDLLPPLMTRAVRRARR, from the coding sequence ATGACGACCACCGCCTCGTCCGGCCGGGCTCTGCCCGACGCCGCCGAAGCCCCCGACGCCGACGCCGCTGACGGCCGGGAACCGCCCCGGCCGCGGACCTTCGAGGAGGTGCCCGGCTGGTTCTACCGCACGGACCTGATCCTCTTCGACTGGTTCCTGACCCGGCAGCGCGAGCTCCGGCACCGCGGCGACCTGCTGGAGATGGGCGCCTATCTCGGCAAGAGCGCCGTCCTGACCGGCGGATACCTGAACGGTCCGGACGAACGCTTCACCGTCTGCGACCTCTTCGACTCCGAGGCCGCGCCCGACGACGCCAACGGGCGCGAACTGCGGCGCTCCTACCCCACGCTGACCCGGCGTGCCTTCGAGGCCAACTACCTCTCCTTCCACGACGAGCTGCCGAGGATCCTGCAGGCGCCGACGACAGCGGTGCCCGACGAGGTCACGGACGGCAGCTGCCGCTTCGTCCACGTGGACGCCTCACATCTGTACCCCCATGTGCGCGGGGACATCGCCGCCGCGCGGGACGCCCTCGGTCCGGCCGGGCTCGTCGTCCTGGACGACTACCGCTCCGACCACACACCCGGTGTCGCCTGCGCCACCTGGCAGGCCGTGCTGGAGGACGGGCTGCGGCCGGTCTGCGTGTCCGGCCACAAGTTCTACGGCACCTGGGGAGACCCGGAACCCTGGCAGGACGCCCTCCACACCGAGCTGCGGGCCCGCGGCAAGTGCCGGCTGCAGTGGCAGGAGGTCGCGGGTCGGCGGCTGCTGCTGGTGGGGGCGCGCAAGGCCGACCCGCCGGTGCTGCCCGTCTCACGGCACGCCGACTCGGGTACCTCCCGGGGGGCCGCGCTCCGGGCTGCGGCCGTCCGGCGGCTCGCCGTCGATCTGCTGCCTCCGCTGATGACCCGCGCCGTGCGCCGCGCCCGCCGCTGA